From Enterococcus mediterraneensis, the proteins below share one genomic window:
- a CDS encoding DAK2 domain-containing protein, producing MRVTNISASQFQEMVQAGANRLQANAEYVNSLNVFPVPDGDTGTNMNLSMTSGAKAVSDSASEKVGELAAVLSKGLLMGARGNSGVILSQLFRGFSKQIPDVTTLTAQELAQAFSHGVETAYKAVMKPVEGTILTVARVAAEFGERKAGETDDCIEVMNAVLRGGKRALAKTPDLLPVLKEVGVVDSGGQGLIFIYEGFLAALTGEYQADETFEPTPAAMDEMVNAEHHRSVQGHLATEDIKFGYCTEIMVKIGEGPTVDSKFDYETFRNYLDGLGDSLLVVNDDEIIKVHVHTEHPGEVMNYGQKFGSLVKIKVDNMRLQHETILEHDQQVQTFTEAPRVPYGIIAIAAGEGVSELFKSLGANYIISGGQTMNPSTEDILTAINKVNADQVIILPNNKNIFMAAEQAAEVAEVPVVVVPSRTIPQGMTAMLAFNDQVSLKENETAMTESLAHVVSGSVTHAIRNTSIDGVAITEGDFLGMIDGKIVASIPDQFEAALTTLNQMISDETEIVTIIFGDEATQAEAEKLGAALEEAHEELEVEIHPGNQPVYPYLFSAE from the coding sequence GTGAGAGTAACGAATATCAGCGCGAGTCAATTTCAAGAAATGGTCCAGGCTGGTGCCAATCGTCTGCAAGCGAATGCGGAATATGTCAATTCTTTAAACGTATTTCCTGTTCCGGACGGAGATACAGGAACCAATATGAACTTATCTATGACTAGCGGCGCGAAAGCTGTTTCGGATTCAGCTTCTGAAAAAGTCGGCGAATTAGCGGCTGTTTTATCTAAAGGACTGCTGATGGGTGCCCGGGGGAATTCCGGCGTGATCTTGTCACAGTTGTTTCGCGGTTTTTCAAAACAAATACCAGATGTAACGACATTGACTGCTCAAGAATTAGCGCAAGCATTCAGCCACGGGGTAGAAACGGCCTATAAAGCTGTTATGAAACCAGTGGAAGGTACGATCTTGACAGTAGCGCGGGTCGCAGCGGAATTCGGCGAACGCAAAGCCGGAGAAACCGATGACTGTATCGAAGTAATGAATGCCGTTTTGCGAGGCGGCAAACGTGCATTAGCTAAAACTCCAGACTTGCTTCCTGTTTTAAAAGAAGTCGGCGTAGTAGACAGCGGCGGTCAAGGATTGATCTTTATCTATGAAGGCTTTTTAGCCGCTTTGACAGGAGAGTATCAAGCAGATGAAACATTTGAACCTACACCAGCAGCGATGGATGAAATGGTAAACGCAGAGCACCATCGCAGTGTCCAAGGACATCTGGCGACGGAAGATATCAAGTTTGGCTATTGTACCGAAATCATGGTGAAAATCGGCGAAGGACCAACTGTCGACAGCAAATTTGATTACGAAACTTTCCGGAATTATCTTGACGGACTCGGTGATTCTTTACTGGTAGTCAATGACGATGAAATCATCAAGGTCCATGTGCATACGGAGCATCCCGGCGAAGTCATGAATTACGGACAAAAATTCGGTTCGTTAGTCAAGATCAAAGTAGACAACATGCGTCTGCAACATGAAACGATCTTGGAGCATGACCAACAAGTCCAAACCTTCACTGAAGCACCGCGCGTACCTTATGGAATCATTGCTATAGCAGCAGGCGAAGGTGTGAGTGAACTTTTCAAGAGCCTAGGAGCTAACTATATCATCAGCGGCGGTCAGACAATGAACCCAAGTACTGAAGATATTCTGACAGCTATCAATAAAGTCAACGCTGATCAAGTGATCATTTTGCCAAATAATAAAAATATCTTCATGGCAGCCGAACAAGCAGCGGAAGTTGCGGAAGTTCCGGTAGTTGTGGTGCCAAGTCGTACGATTCCTCAAGGGATGACTGCTATGTTGGCGTTCAACGATCAAGTTTCTCTAAAAGAAAACGAAACAGCGATGACAGAATCATTGGCTCATGTAGTGAGCGGCTCTGTGACTCATGCTATCCGCAACACATCCATTGATGGGGTTGCCATCACAGAAGGCGACTTTTTAGGAATGATCGACGGTAAGATCGTAGCTTCGATCCCTGATCAGTTTGAAGCGGCTTTAACGACATTGAATCAAATGATCTCAGATGAAACTGAGATCGTAACGATTATTTTCGGCGACGAAGCAACCCAAGCAGAAGCCGAAAAACTAGGAGCCGCTTTAGAAGAGGCTCATGAAGAATTAGAAGTTGAGATCCATCCTGGAAATCAACCTGTCTATCCTTATCTTTTCTCTGCGGAATAG
- the opp4B gene encoding oligopeptide ABC transporter permease: MWKTILRRLLLMIPQVIILSILIFILAKMMPGDPFTGLINPNQDPAVIAQLREAAGLNDPWYTQYFRWIGNALHGDFGRSFIYKLPVANLLAGRISNTLWLSLLTVIITYLIAVPLGMLAGRYQNSWLDKVVVVYNFFSFAVPLFIFALIMLFVFGYRLGWFPTSGSVETGVSGMGEFWSRVYHLILPGITQAFLATAVTIQYLRSEVIDSKSLDFVRTARSKGVPTNKVFSRHIFRNASLPIASQMGYEITSLIAGSVVIEQIFAYPGVGKLFIDSIIQRDYAVITSLVLILGIATLIGTLLSDIIMSIVDPRIRIQ, translated from the coding sequence ATGTGGAAAACAATTTTGCGCCGTTTGCTATTGATGATCCCTCAAGTAATTATTTTAAGTATTTTGATTTTCATTTTAGCAAAAATGATGCCTGGGGATCCTTTTACCGGATTGATCAATCCAAACCAAGATCCAGCCGTTATCGCACAATTGCGGGAAGCAGCTGGTTTGAATGACCCATGGTATACTCAATATTTCCGCTGGATCGGCAATGCGCTGCATGGCGATTTCGGCCGCAGCTTTATTTATAAATTACCGGTTGCGAATTTATTGGCGGGACGGATCAGCAATACGCTGTGGTTGTCCTTACTGACAGTAATCATTACATATTTGATCGCTGTGCCTTTAGGAATGTTGGCAGGTCGTTACCAAAACTCTTGGTTGGATAAAGTGGTTGTTGTTTACAACTTCTTCAGTTTTGCTGTACCATTGTTCATTTTCGCTTTGATCATGCTGTTTGTTTTCGGTTACCGTTTAGGCTGGTTCCCAACCAGCGGCTCTGTAGAAACAGGAGTATCTGGGATGGGAGAGTTTTGGAGTCGGGTCTATCACTTGATCCTTCCAGGGATCACCCAAGCCTTTCTAGCGACTGCCGTTACGATCCAGTATCTGCGCAGTGAAGTGATCGATTCGAAATCATTGGATTTTGTTCGTACCGCTCGTTCAAAAGGGGTACCGACCAACAAAGTATTTTCACGCCACATTTTCCGTAACGCATCTTTACCGATCGCGTCTCAAATGGGTTACGAGATCACTTCTTTGATTGCCGGTTCGGTGGTCATCGAGCAGATCTTTGCTTATCCAGGTGTCGGGAAATTGTTTATTGACAGCATCATTCAGCGGGATTACGCCGTGATCACTTCCCTTGTACTGATTTTGGGTATCGCGACATTGATCGGGACACTGCTATCAGATATCATCATGAGTATCGTTGATCCACGGATCAGAATTCAATAG
- a CDS encoding ABC transporter ATP-binding protein, with product MSGDNQLLEVQNLHTGFRIKDEYYDAVDGVSFTLERNEILAIVGESGCGKSTLATTIMGLHDPNNTKITGEILYKDLNLSNLNETLYNKIRGNDIGMIFQDPLSALNPLMRIEDQIKEGLSYHTDMTPEQRQSRALELLEQVGIPNPARVGRQYPHELSGGMRQRVIIAIAIACKPPIVIADEPTTALDVTIQAQILDLLKDLQAETQTGIILITHDLGVVAEMADRVAVMYAGQFVEVASAEELFANPKHPYTRSLLNSIPQDDSENDELHVIEGIVPSLKNMPRTGCRFAPRIPWIPESDHEENPVLHEVAPDHLVRCTCYQHFHFRDEGEV from the coding sequence TTGTCAGGAGATAATCAATTGCTAGAAGTTCAAAACCTGCATACAGGCTTTCGTATCAAAGACGAATATTATGACGCAGTAGACGGCGTTTCATTCACATTGGAGCGCAATGAGATTTTAGCGATCGTGGGAGAATCTGGTTGCGGAAAAAGTACACTAGCTACTACGATCATGGGGTTGCATGATCCAAACAACACTAAAATCACAGGTGAGATCCTATACAAAGATTTAAACTTGTCGAACTTAAATGAAACGCTTTACAATAAAATCCGCGGGAACGATATCGGCATGATCTTCCAAGATCCATTGTCGGCACTGAATCCATTGATGCGGATCGAAGACCAGATCAAAGAAGGCTTGTCTTATCATACCGATATGACACCGGAGCAACGTCAATCACGGGCGCTCGAACTGTTAGAGCAAGTAGGGATTCCAAATCCTGCTCGGGTCGGCCGTCAATATCCTCATGAATTATCCGGCGGGATGCGGCAACGGGTGATCATCGCTATCGCTATTGCATGTAAGCCGCCGATCGTGATCGCTGATGAACCAACGACAGCTTTGGACGTGACGATCCAAGCACAGATCCTTGATCTATTAAAAGATCTTCAGGCTGAAACACAGACTGGAATCATCTTGATCACCCATGACTTAGGTGTCGTGGCAGAAATGGCGGATCGCGTGGCAGTGATGTACGCGGGACAATTTGTTGAAGTTGCATCAGCAGAAGAGCTGTTTGCTAATCCTAAACATCCCTATACACGTTCATTGCTTAATTCGATCCCGCAAGATGACTCGGAAAATGACGAGCTGCATGTTATCGAAGGTATCGTTCCTTCATTAAAAAATATGCCGCGGACTGGCTGCCGGTTTGCACCGCGTATTCCTTGGATCCCGGAAAGCGACCATGAAGAAAATCCAGTTCTTCATGAAGTAGCGCCAGACCATCTTGTGCGTTGTACGTGCTATCAACATTTCCATTTTAGAGACGAAGGAGAAGTGTAA
- the recG gene encoding ATP-dependent DNA helicase RecG: MLTTSVQFLKGVGEKRVQDLAELGILTVEDLMTYYPFRYEDIQERELSEIQDQEKVTIKGVVVSAPVVNRFGYKKSRLQFRMMQDHAVFNVSFFNQPYLKDKVLMGEELAVYGKWDAKRKALTGMKILASQNQGDFAPIYHVNKKIKQKTLVELIKQAFEQFGSEIQENLPQELLEKYRLLDRGQAMTAMHFPETPEENRQAKRRVIFEEFFLFQLKVQGLKQQEKAEVNGLSIQYDVQRLKQFTQKLPFELTAAQKRVTNEICADLRSPKHMQRLLQGDVGSGKTVVAAIALYATVTAGFQGALMVPTEILAQQHMESLNQLFDPLEVRTALLTGSTKAKERKVILEQLANGEIDVVVGTHALIQEGVDFAYLGLVITDEQHRFGVNQRRVLREKGQRPDVLFMTATPIPRTLAITAYGEMDVSIIDELPAGRIPIETRWIRPPQLDSVLEWSYRELGRGHQMYVICPLIEESETLDVKNAVEIYEHLQTFFAPEYQVGILHGKMKNQEKEAIMETFKNNEIQILVSTTVIEVGVNVPNATVMLIMDAERFGLAQLHQLRGRVGRGADASYCILVADPKNEMGNERMKVMTETNNGFLLSEKDLELRGPGEVFGFRQSGLPQFMAGDIVADANILEVARQEARIIWQKDNWQLLPDYAPLAKYLEKQAAENQFFD, from the coding sequence ATGCTGACGACATCCGTCCAATTTTTAAAAGGTGTAGGGGAAAAGCGGGTGCAAGACTTGGCAGAATTGGGGATCTTGACTGTCGAAGACCTGATGACTTATTATCCATTTCGTTATGAAGATATCCAAGAACGGGAACTTTCAGAGATCCAAGACCAGGAAAAAGTGACGATCAAAGGCGTCGTGGTTTCTGCGCCGGTGGTCAATCGCTTCGGCTATAAAAAGTCTCGGCTGCAGTTTCGTATGATGCAAGATCATGCCGTATTCAATGTCTCTTTTTTCAATCAGCCTTATTTAAAAGATAAAGTCTTGATGGGAGAAGAATTGGCGGTCTACGGTAAGTGGGACGCCAAAAGAAAAGCTCTGACCGGTATGAAGATCCTCGCAAGTCAGAATCAGGGGGATTTTGCTCCTATTTATCACGTCAATAAAAAAATCAAACAAAAAACGTTGGTTGAATTGATCAAACAGGCTTTTGAACAATTTGGTTCGGAAATCCAAGAGAATCTGCCCCAAGAACTATTGGAAAAATACCGTTTATTAGATCGCGGACAGGCGATGACCGCGATGCATTTTCCGGAAACACCGGAAGAAAATCGGCAAGCTAAGCGCCGTGTGATATTTGAAGAATTCTTTTTATTCCAATTAAAAGTACAAGGATTGAAACAACAAGAAAAAGCAGAAGTCAATGGGTTGTCGATCCAATATGATGTCCAACGGTTGAAACAATTCACCCAAAAACTGCCTTTTGAATTGACGGCGGCGCAAAAACGGGTCACTAATGAGATCTGTGCGGATCTTCGCAGTCCCAAACATATGCAGCGGCTGCTTCAAGGTGACGTCGGCAGCGGCAAGACGGTCGTTGCGGCAATTGCTTTGTACGCTACAGTCACAGCCGGTTTTCAAGGGGCGTTGATGGTCCCTACGGAAATCTTGGCGCAACAACATATGGAAAGTCTCAATCAGCTTTTTGATCCATTAGAAGTTCGCACAGCATTACTGACTGGTTCTACAAAAGCCAAAGAACGCAAGGTGATTTTAGAACAGCTGGCTAATGGCGAGATCGATGTTGTCGTCGGGACCCATGCGTTGATCCAAGAAGGCGTGGACTTTGCTTATCTAGGATTAGTGATCACTGACGAACAGCACCGGTTTGGTGTCAATCAGCGGCGGGTACTGCGGGAAAAAGGACAGCGGCCAGATGTCTTGTTTATGACAGCGACACCGATCCCGCGAACATTGGCGATCACAGCTTATGGAGAAATGGATGTTTCCATTATTGATGAATTGCCGGCAGGGCGCATCCCCATCGAGACTCGCTGGATCCGTCCGCCTCAGCTGGATTCTGTCTTAGAATGGAGCTACCGGGAATTAGGACGAGGCCATCAAATGTATGTCATTTGTCCATTGATCGAAGAATCGGAAACGCTGGATGTCAAAAACGCAGTAGAGATCTATGAACATCTGCAGACTTTTTTTGCGCCTGAGTATCAAGTTGGGATCTTGCACGGGAAAATGAAAAATCAGGAAAAAGAAGCCATTATGGAAACATTCAAGAATAACGAGATCCAAATATTGGTTTCTACAACAGTGATCGAAGTCGGTGTCAATGTGCCCAATGCTACGGTTATGCTGATCATGGATGCTGAACGCTTTGGTTTGGCCCAATTGCATCAACTGCGGGGACGGGTCGGCCGAGGAGCGGATGCTTCCTATTGCATTTTAGTGGCTGATCCTAAAAACGAGATGGGTAATGAACGGATGAAAGTCATGACAGAAACTAACAACGGCTTTTTGCTTAGCGAAAAGGACCTGGAATTGAGAGGTCCCGGTGAAGTCTTCGGTTTTCGCCAATCCGGTCTGCCGCAATTTATGGCAGGCGATATCGTAGCGGATGCGAATATCTTAGAAGTCGCTCGTCAAGAAGCCCGGATCATTTGGCAAAAAGATAACTGGCAGCTGTTACCGGATTATGCACCGTTAGCAAAATATCTCGAAAAACAAGCCGCTGAAAATCAATTTTTTGATTGA
- a CDS encoding Asp23/Gls24 family envelope stress response protein, whose translation MAVKIKTASGTIEITNDVIATVVGGAATDVFGIVGMASKKQIKDNINEILKKENYSKGVVVRQEENGIAVDVYTIVSYGTKISEVSRNVQEKVKYNLETMLGVVANSVNVFVQGVRVLPD comes from the coding sequence ATGGCTGTAAAAATTAAAACGGCATCAGGAACCATCGAAATTACCAACGACGTGATTGCGACTGTCGTAGGCGGCGCAGCGACCGATGTATTTGGGATTGTAGGGATGGCCAGCAAGAAACAAATCAAAGACAATATCAATGAGATTTTAAAAAAAGAAAATTATTCTAAAGGCGTTGTTGTACGTCAAGAAGAAAACGGCATTGCAGTAGATGTTTATACTATTGTAAGCTATGGCACGAAAATTTCTGAAGTTTCACGAAATGTGCAAGAAAAAGTGAAGTATAATCTTGAAACGATGCTTGGCGTTGTTGCCAATTCAGTAAATGTGTTCGTTCAAGGTGTACGTGTACTGCCTGACTAG
- a CDS encoding ABC transporter ATP-binding protein, whose product MSELITIKDLKIHYPIRSGFFNRVTDYVYAVDGVDFVIEKGKTYGLVGESGSGKSTTGKAIVGLEKVTSGEIVFNGQDVTKRANRKKMNYNKDVQMIFQDSMSSLNPKKRVIDIIAEPLRNFERLSDQEEKKRVRELLDIVGMPGDALYKYPHEFSGGQRQRLGVARAVATNPKLIVADEPVSALDLSVQAQVLNFMKRIQQEYGLSYLFISHDLGVVKHMCDNIAIMYKGRFVEIGTREDIYNDPRHIYTKRLLSAIPQIDVPNREAHKEERRRVEEEYIRRQNEYYDNTGRVYDLRKITDTHQVALKDGGAN is encoded by the coding sequence ATGTCAGAATTAATCACAATCAAAGATCTGAAAATCCACTATCCAATTCGCAGCGGTTTTTTCAATCGGGTCACAGACTATGTTTACGCCGTTGACGGTGTCGATTTTGTGATTGAAAAAGGGAAAACTTACGGACTTGTTGGTGAATCCGGATCGGGAAAATCTACTACCGGAAAAGCAATCGTAGGATTGGAAAAAGTGACCAGCGGCGAAATCGTCTTTAATGGTCAAGACGTTACCAAACGCGCCAATCGTAAAAAAATGAATTATAACAAAGATGTTCAAATGATCTTTCAAGATTCTATGTCCAGTTTAAATCCTAAAAAACGGGTGATCGACATCATTGCTGAACCGTTGCGCAACTTTGAACGTTTAAGCGATCAGGAAGAGAAAAAACGGGTCAGAGAATTGTTAGATATCGTTGGGATGCCGGGAGATGCTTTGTATAAGTATCCTCACGAATTCTCAGGCGGTCAGCGTCAGCGTTTAGGGGTAGCTCGAGCAGTAGCGACCAATCCTAAATTGATCGTGGCGGATGAACCAGTCTCAGCTTTGGACTTATCCGTTCAAGCCCAAGTATTGAACTTCATGAAACGGATCCAACAAGAATACGGATTAAGCTATTTATTTATTTCCCATGATTTAGGGGTCGTAAAACACATGTGTGACAATATTGCCATCATGTACAAAGGACGTTTCGTTGAAATCGGCACCCGGGAAGATATTTACAATGATCCACGCCACATTTATACCAAGCGCCTGCTTTCTGCGATTCCGCAGATTGATGTACCGAATCGTGAGGCCCACAAAGAAGAACGTCGTCGGGTCGAAGAAGAGTACATTCGCCGTCAGAATGAATATTACGACAACACTGGTCGTGTCTATGATTTACGCAAAATAACCGACACACACCAAGTCGCATTAAAAGATGGGGGGGCCAACTAA
- the plsX gene encoding phosphate acyltransferase PlsX has translation MRIAVDAMGGDNAPKAIVEGVMLAKKDFSDIEFQLYGKESEIKKYVTDDTNVKIIHTDEKINSDDEPVRAIRKKKTASMVLAAQAVKNGEADAVFSAGNTGALLAAGLFIVGRIKGIERPGLMSTLPVMGKDSGFDMLDLGANAENKAEHLLQYGILGSFYAKNVRGVEKPRVGLLNNGTEETKGSELTKKAFELLKNEPSIHFIGNVEARELLTGAADVVVTDGFTGNAVLKSIEGTALNLMALLKDSIMTAGIKGKFGAALLKDSLRGLKNELDYSKHGGAVLFGLKAPVIKTHGATGPDAVAHTIHQIHTMLETNVVGQLVDHYEKTEE, from the coding sequence ATGAGAATTGCAGTAGACGCAATGGGCGGCGACAACGCGCCGAAAGCGATCGTAGAAGGTGTCATGCTGGCGAAAAAAGATTTTTCGGATATCGAATTCCAGCTTTATGGAAAAGAAAGCGAAATCAAAAAATACGTTACCGATGACACCAATGTGAAAATTATCCATACTGATGAAAAAATCAATAGTGACGACGAACCCGTCAGAGCTATTCGTAAAAAGAAAACTGCTTCAATGGTTTTGGCGGCACAAGCTGTGAAAAACGGAGAAGCGGATGCCGTCTTTTCGGCAGGGAATACCGGCGCACTGTTAGCCGCAGGGCTGTTTATCGTTGGCCGGATCAAAGGGATCGAACGTCCTGGATTGATGTCGACATTGCCGGTGATGGGCAAAGACAGCGGATTTGATATGCTGGATCTGGGTGCTAATGCGGAAAATAAAGCAGAACATTTGCTGCAATACGGAATTTTAGGCTCGTTTTATGCCAAAAATGTTCGCGGAGTGGAAAAACCGCGGGTGGGTTTGCTGAACAACGGCACAGAAGAAACAAAAGGCAGCGAACTGACGAAAAAAGCTTTTGAACTTTTGAAAAACGAACCAAGTATCCATTTTATCGGCAATGTAGAAGCTCGGGAATTATTGACCGGTGCGGCGGATGTTGTAGTGACAGATGGTTTTACCGGCAACGCTGTTTTGAAATCTATCGAAGGCACGGCATTGAACTTGATGGCTCTTCTGAAAGATTCCATCATGACTGCCGGTATCAAAGGAAAATTCGGTGCAGCATTGCTGAAAGACTCATTGCGGGGATTGAAAAACGAATTAGACTACTCCAAACATGGCGGAGCTGTTTTATTTGGCTTGAAAGCGCCAGTGATCAAGACCCATGGAGCTACAGGACCTGATGCGGTCGCCCACACGATCCATCAAATCCATACGATGCTGGAAACCAATGTCGTTGGGCAATTAGTCGATCATTATGAAAAAACAGAAGAATAG
- the acpP gene encoding acyl carrier protein encodes MTREEVFKKIATVIANHFDVDADKVTDEMSIKDDLNADSISVMEFVLELEDEFGTEISDEDAEQIETVGGAVDYIASHLA; translated from the coding sequence TTGACACGTGAAGAAGTATTTAAGAAAATAGCCACCGTGATCGCTAATCATTTTGATGTCGACGCGGATAAAGTTACCGATGAAATGAGTATTAAAGATGACTTGAACGCGGATTCTATCAGCGTGATGGAATTTGTATTAGAATTAGAAGACGAGTTCGGCACTGAGATTTCAGATGAAGATGCTGAACAGATCGAAACTGTTGGCGGAGCAGTTGACTATATTGCAAGCCATTTAGCTTAA